In Mobula birostris isolate sMobBir1 chromosome 15, sMobBir1.hap1, whole genome shotgun sequence, the following proteins share a genomic window:
- the mthfsd gene encoding methenyltetrahydrofolate synthase domain-containing protein isoform X2 gives MEPAIKLKPGVTKWDIRQKVWDYMEEKNLANFPRPVHRRIPNFKGAAQAAEKLPSLQEFKSTRIVKVNPDKPQENVRLLVLETRKTLLVPTPRLRTGLFNKIVPPPGASKETLRVCSTAQGVKDFSVPVRLDAKVHIDLVVVGSVAVSKEGWRIGKGEGFADLEYSMMVSMGSIDENTVVVTSVHDCQLLDIPEELMDDHDLIVDYILTPTQVIRTDCKCSKPQGIIWSKVDSEMMKKIPILKSFHFKEKQEGKDVTLKDERCIDTKEMIRKGATTTLMEKHPLGMAGNCNDCEKQTEFDSKRQFNPPGRVTTVYMGNIPQGMRVSELKNILRDHNAVPLRLNWQGAQHRAFLDYQDEKTAEAVVTSLSGLSLSGSTIRVELANKKRDNRLRSQTNVHVN, from the exons GTGTCACAAAGTGGGATATTCGGCAAAAGGTTTGGGATTatatggaggaaaaaaatttggCAAACTTCCCAAGACCTGTTCACCGCAGAATCCCTAATTTCAAG GGGGCTGCTCAGGCTGCAGAAAAGTTGCCAAGTCTCCAAGAGTTCAAAAGCACACGGATTGTCAAAGTAAATCCCGACAAGCCACAGGAAAATGTCCGTTTGCTCGTGCTAGAA ACTAGAAAAACATTGTTGGTCCCAACACCTCGGTTGAGAACAGGACTGTTCAATAAAATTGTTCCACCTCCTGGGGCCTCAAAGGAAACATTAAGAGTGTGTTCTACTGCTCAG GGAGTGAAGGATTTCAGTGTACCTGTGAGACTTGATGCGAAAGTTCACATAGACCTGGTTGTGGTGGGTTCTGTGGCTGTATCTAAGGAAG GTTGGAGAATTGGAAAAGGAGAGGGCTTTGCCGACTTGGAGTACTCCATGATGGTATCGATGGGAAGCATTGATGAGAATACAGTCGTTGTTACCTCCGTACATGACTGCCAG TTGCTTGACATCCCAGAAGAGTTGATGGACGACCATGATCTAATTGTAGATTACATCCTGACACCTACTCAAGTGATCAGAACAGATTGTAAATGTTCCAAACCTCAAGGAATTATATGGTCAAAG GTGGATTCAGAGATGATGAAAAAAATTCCTATCCTAAAAAGCTTTCACTTCAAGGAAAAGCAAGAGGGCAAGGATGTTACGCTGAAGGATGAAAGATGCATCGATACAAAAGAGATGATAAGAAAAGGTGCAACCACAACACTAATGGAAAAACACCCATTAGGAATGGCTGGAAATTGCAATGATTGTGAAAAACAAACAGAATTTGACAGTAAAAGGCAATTTAATCCTCCAGGCAGAGTTACTACAGTGTATATGGGTAATATACCTCAAGGTATGAGAGTCAGTGAATTGAAGAACATTTTGAGAGATCACAATGCAGTTCCATTACGTCTAAACTGGCAGGGTGCACAACACCGAGCTTTTCTTGACTATCAGGATGAGAAAACTGCAGAAGCTGTTGTAACTTCACTCTCAGGCTTAAGTTTAAGTGGGAGTACCATTCGAGTTGAACTTGCCAACAAGAAGCGTGACAACAGATTGAGAAGTCAAACAAATGTACATGTGAACTGA
- the mthfsd gene encoding methenyltetrahydrofolate synthase domain-containing protein isoform X4, which yields MEPAIKLKPGVTKWDIRQKVWDYMEEKNLANFPRPVHRRIPNFKGAYDACNKIKNLDCFIKAREVKVDPDKPLEGVRLAALQTRKTLLVPTPRLRTGLFNKIVPPPGASKETLRVCSTAQLLDIPEELMDDHDLIVDYILTPTQVIRTDCKCSKPQGIIWSKVDSEMMKKIPILKSFHFKEKQEGKDVTLKDERCIDTKEMIRKGATTTLMEKHPLGMAGNCNDCEKQTEFDSKRQFNPPGRVTTVYMGNIPQGMRVSELKNILRDHNAVPLRLNWQGAQHRAFLDYQDEKTAEAVVTSLSGLSLSGSTIRVELANKKRDNRLRSQTNVHVN from the exons GTGTCACAAAGTGGGATATTCGGCAAAAGGTTTGGGATTatatggaggaaaaaaatttggCAAACTTCCCAAGACCTGTTCACCGCAGAATCCCTAATTTCAAG GGTGCATACGATGCCTGTAATAAAATCAAAAACCTAGATTGTTTCATCAAGGCAAGAGAGGTGAAGGTGGATCCTGATAAACCACTTGAAGGAGTCCGTTTAGCTGCTCTCCAG ACTAGAAAAACATTGTTGGTCCCAACACCTCGGTTGAGAACAGGACTGTTCAATAAAATTGTTCCACCTCCTGGGGCCTCAAAGGAAACATTAAGAGTGTGTTCTACTGCTCAG TTGCTTGACATCCCAGAAGAGTTGATGGACGACCATGATCTAATTGTAGATTACATCCTGACACCTACTCAAGTGATCAGAACAGATTGTAAATGTTCCAAACCTCAAGGAATTATATGGTCAAAG GTGGATTCAGAGATGATGAAAAAAATTCCTATCCTAAAAAGCTTTCACTTCAAGGAAAAGCAAGAGGGCAAGGATGTTACGCTGAAGGATGAAAGATGCATCGATACAAAAGAGATGATAAGAAAAGGTGCAACCACAACACTAATGGAAAAACACCCATTAGGAATGGCTGGAAATTGCAATGATTGTGAAAAACAAACAGAATTTGACAGTAAAAGGCAATTTAATCCTCCAGGCAGAGTTACTACAGTGTATATGGGTAATATACCTCAAGGTATGAGAGTCAGTGAATTGAAGAACATTTTGAGAGATCACAATGCAGTTCCATTACGTCTAAACTGGCAGGGTGCACAACACCGAGCTTTTCTTGACTATCAGGATGAGAAAACTGCAGAAGCTGTTGTAACTTCACTCTCAGGCTTAAGTTTAAGTGGGAGTACCATTCGAGTTGAACTTGCCAACAAGAAGCGTGACAACAGATTGAGAAGTCAAACAAATGTACATGTGAACTGA
- the mthfsd gene encoding methenyltetrahydrofolate synthase domain-containing protein isoform X1, protein MEPAIKLKPGVTKWDIRQKVWDYMEEKNLANFPRPVHRRIPNFKGAYDACNKIKNLDCFIKAREVKVDPDKPLEGVRLAALQTRKTLLVPTPRLRTGLFNKIVPPPGASKETLRVCSTAQGVKDFSVPVRLDAKVHIDLVVVGSVAVSKEGWRIGKGEGFADLEYSMMVSMGSIDENTVVVTSVHDCQLLDIPEELMDDHDLIVDYILTPTQVIRTDCKCSKPQGIIWSKVDSEMMKKIPILKSFHFKEKQEGKDVTLKDERCIDTKEMIRKGATTTLMEKHPLGMAGNCNDCEKQTEFDSKRQFNPPGRVTTVYMGNIPQGMRVSELKNILRDHNAVPLRLNWQGAQHRAFLDYQDEKTAEAVVTSLSGLSLSGSTIRVELANKKRDNRLRSQTNVHVN, encoded by the exons GTGTCACAAAGTGGGATATTCGGCAAAAGGTTTGGGATTatatggaggaaaaaaatttggCAAACTTCCCAAGACCTGTTCACCGCAGAATCCCTAATTTCAAG GGTGCATACGATGCCTGTAATAAAATCAAAAACCTAGATTGTTTCATCAAGGCAAGAGAGGTGAAGGTGGATCCTGATAAACCACTTGAAGGAGTCCGTTTAGCTGCTCTCCAG ACTAGAAAAACATTGTTGGTCCCAACACCTCGGTTGAGAACAGGACTGTTCAATAAAATTGTTCCACCTCCTGGGGCCTCAAAGGAAACATTAAGAGTGTGTTCTACTGCTCAG GGAGTGAAGGATTTCAGTGTACCTGTGAGACTTGATGCGAAAGTTCACATAGACCTGGTTGTGGTGGGTTCTGTGGCTGTATCTAAGGAAG GTTGGAGAATTGGAAAAGGAGAGGGCTTTGCCGACTTGGAGTACTCCATGATGGTATCGATGGGAAGCATTGATGAGAATACAGTCGTTGTTACCTCCGTACATGACTGCCAG TTGCTTGACATCCCAGAAGAGTTGATGGACGACCATGATCTAATTGTAGATTACATCCTGACACCTACTCAAGTGATCAGAACAGATTGTAAATGTTCCAAACCTCAAGGAATTATATGGTCAAAG GTGGATTCAGAGATGATGAAAAAAATTCCTATCCTAAAAAGCTTTCACTTCAAGGAAAAGCAAGAGGGCAAGGATGTTACGCTGAAGGATGAAAGATGCATCGATACAAAAGAGATGATAAGAAAAGGTGCAACCACAACACTAATGGAAAAACACCCATTAGGAATGGCTGGAAATTGCAATGATTGTGAAAAACAAACAGAATTTGACAGTAAAAGGCAATTTAATCCTCCAGGCAGAGTTACTACAGTGTATATGGGTAATATACCTCAAGGTATGAGAGTCAGTGAATTGAAGAACATTTTGAGAGATCACAATGCAGTTCCATTACGTCTAAACTGGCAGGGTGCACAACACCGAGCTTTTCTTGACTATCAGGATGAGAAAACTGCAGAAGCTGTTGTAACTTCACTCTCAGGCTTAAGTTTAAGTGGGAGTACCATTCGAGTTGAACTTGCCAACAAGAAGCGTGACAACAGATTGAGAAGTCAAACAAATGTACATGTGAACTGA
- the mthfsd gene encoding methenyltetrahydrofolate synthase domain-containing protein isoform X3 yields the protein MEPAIKLKPGVTKWDIRQKVWDYMEEKNLANFPRPVHRRIPNFKTRKTLLVPTPRLRTGLFNKIVPPPGASKETLRVCSTAQGVKDFSVPVRLDAKVHIDLVVVGSVAVSKEGWRIGKGEGFADLEYSMMVSMGSIDENTVVVTSVHDCQLLDIPEELMDDHDLIVDYILTPTQVIRTDCKCSKPQGIIWSKVDSEMMKKIPILKSFHFKEKQEGKDVTLKDERCIDTKEMIRKGATTTLMEKHPLGMAGNCNDCEKQTEFDSKRQFNPPGRVTTVYMGNIPQGMRVSELKNILRDHNAVPLRLNWQGAQHRAFLDYQDEKTAEAVVTSLSGLSLSGSTIRVELANKKRDNRLRSQTNVHVN from the exons GTGTCACAAAGTGGGATATTCGGCAAAAGGTTTGGGATTatatggaggaaaaaaatttggCAAACTTCCCAAGACCTGTTCACCGCAGAATCCCTAATTTCAAG ACTAGAAAAACATTGTTGGTCCCAACACCTCGGTTGAGAACAGGACTGTTCAATAAAATTGTTCCACCTCCTGGGGCCTCAAAGGAAACATTAAGAGTGTGTTCTACTGCTCAG GGAGTGAAGGATTTCAGTGTACCTGTGAGACTTGATGCGAAAGTTCACATAGACCTGGTTGTGGTGGGTTCTGTGGCTGTATCTAAGGAAG GTTGGAGAATTGGAAAAGGAGAGGGCTTTGCCGACTTGGAGTACTCCATGATGGTATCGATGGGAAGCATTGATGAGAATACAGTCGTTGTTACCTCCGTACATGACTGCCAG TTGCTTGACATCCCAGAAGAGTTGATGGACGACCATGATCTAATTGTAGATTACATCCTGACACCTACTCAAGTGATCAGAACAGATTGTAAATGTTCCAAACCTCAAGGAATTATATGGTCAAAG GTGGATTCAGAGATGATGAAAAAAATTCCTATCCTAAAAAGCTTTCACTTCAAGGAAAAGCAAGAGGGCAAGGATGTTACGCTGAAGGATGAAAGATGCATCGATACAAAAGAGATGATAAGAAAAGGTGCAACCACAACACTAATGGAAAAACACCCATTAGGAATGGCTGGAAATTGCAATGATTGTGAAAAACAAACAGAATTTGACAGTAAAAGGCAATTTAATCCTCCAGGCAGAGTTACTACAGTGTATATGGGTAATATACCTCAAGGTATGAGAGTCAGTGAATTGAAGAACATTTTGAGAGATCACAATGCAGTTCCATTACGTCTAAACTGGCAGGGTGCACAACACCGAGCTTTTCTTGACTATCAGGATGAGAAAACTGCAGAAGCTGTTGTAACTTCACTCTCAGGCTTAAGTTTAAGTGGGAGTACCATTCGAGTTGAACTTGCCAACAAGAAGCGTGACAACAGATTGAGAAGTCAAACAAATGTACATGTGAACTGA